A DNA window from Phyllostomus discolor isolate MPI-MPIP mPhyDis1 chromosome X, mPhyDis1.pri.v3, whole genome shotgun sequence contains the following coding sequences:
- the C1GALT1C1 gene encoding C1GALT1-specific chaperone 1, giving the protein MLSESSSFLKGVMLGSIFCALITMLGHVRIGYGNRMFHHEHHHLQAPNKEDILKISENERMELSKSFRVYCIILVKPKDVSLWAAVKETWTKHCDKAEFFSSENVKVFESVNMETDDMWLMMRKAYKYAFDKYRDQYNWFFLARPSTFAIIENLKYFLLKKDPSQPFYLGHTVKSGDLEYVNVEGGIVLSIESMKRLNSLLSVPEKCPEQGGMIWKISEDKQLAVCLKYAGVFAENAEDSEGKDVFNTKSVGLFIKEAMTNQPNLVVQGCCSDMAVTFNGLTPNQMHVMMYGVYRLRAFGHIFNDALVFLPPNGSDND; this is encoded by the coding sequence ATGCTTTCTGAAAGCAGTTCATTTTTGAAGGGTGTGATGCTGGGAAGCATTTTCTGTGCCTTGATCACTATGCTAGGGCACGTTAGGATTGGTTATGGAAATAGAATGTTCCACCATGAGCATCATCACCTACAAGCTCCTAACAAAGAAGATATcttgaaaatttcagaaaatgaacGCATGGAGCTCAGTAAGAGCTTTCGGGTATACTGTATCATCCTTGTAAAACCCAAAGATGTGAGTCTTTGGGCTGCAGTGAAGGAGACTTGGACAAAACACTGTGACAAAGCGGAGTTCTTCAGTTCTGAAAATGTTAAAGTGTTTGAGTCAGTTAACATGGAAACAGATGACATGTGGTTAATGATGAGAAAAGCTTACAAATACGCCTTTGACAAATACAGAGACCAGTACAACTGGTTCTTCCTTGCACGCCCCTCAACGTTTGCTATTATTGAAAACTTAaagtattttttgttaaaaaaggaTCCATCACAACCTTTCTATCTAGGCCACACTGTAAAATCTGGAGACCTTGAATATGTGAATGTGGAAGGAGGAATTGTCTTAAGTATAGAATCAATGAAAAGACTTAACAGCCTTCTCAGTGTCCCTGAAAAGTGTCCTGAACAGGGAGGGATGATTTGGAAGATATCTGAAGATAAGCAGCTAGCAGTCTGCCTGAAATATGCTGGAGTGTTTGCAGAAAATGCAGAAGATTCTGAAGGAAAAGATGTATTTAATACCAAATCTGTTGGGCTCTTTATTAAAGAGGCAATGACTAATCAACCCAATTTGGTAGTACAAGGATGTTGTTCAGATATGGCTGTTACTTTTAATGGACTGACTCCTAATCAAATGCATGTGATGATGTATGGGGTATACCGTCTTAGGGCATTTGGACATATTTTCAATGATGCATTGGTTTTCTTACCTCCAAATGGTTCTGACAATGACTAG